A single genomic interval of Anopheles marshallii chromosome 2, idAnoMarsDA_429_01, whole genome shotgun sequence harbors:
- the LOC128718461 gene encoding uncharacterized protein LOC128718461 gives MSGRGRSCIKGDLYHVNLGIMTVLRAYKMHQLDNNFDFAVAMEVTAAGKFDDILYNCSSPRLGTCSFCIQVKYKQNTGSKIEEDGLCSAWDSNATFSIPRYFVSFLEIDQKLPNDARYVLCNNIELHRKLQTYFKVITPQQVLYSHFCTGIGATGYQFDWNKPFPTLIAAFKDSCLDKLGKEFAQTVFNDKVIAFNDALFNIHANLIYDFIEPLEHESSDTVCLYKLKEAFFNDKTKPIEKFRTAFEKEWTILCKKKPQTGNNKRANELKLKIDRSSFITARNTPDHDKFDEKVREFYSKFLLVCNSFNEEKLREESITLLSQFCNAEHGKIFDQLQGELLEAMKTKKHVPLDLKFWQNYFVRIDHTQQLYDLKRSSQAYLESVHEKHPHIEINPECIKMSKLFEFLKGDSGCGIYEFKSTLDLTVSSRILGQALSQLQHETIIVEGTSEGMNILEDLLPYLRDVKPPTIKVITILDKHGLGSVIVNKKLSEKHCQKIVVVQQWSRSSQNEEVFEQIQVKDLSDAALSQLYTPKELTMFGTATPLSSIVGETDDLSLMLNVLELCDQPKLMQNRNLNAQNYENIKQWYIQRHFVSYEQEGTKEEGSNLETLWFSDIKKFLTEHEEELHPPGLDDSDGGKVCIFLNDAGLGKTTYFTWLAWRLSILDPSLLVIKFIAMEYSTDFKRLLGRNVQNLEDTQIVRLLYCYNHLALFVPCISKRTITEKDVIRSEAERCAELLTLDSERKIVLEKTNKLSTEELIELRLFQEKFNSRKIVLILDGFDEIAPCYKDVVMNCFARFSTLDGVRSLYLSSRPYGFAEELRRTFVECRFYRLKPFLGKDVMRSLHKFLFYKLDDYEQYETNHRCDVLNNLYKILKDVLKDIKAVPLFLYIIQTILLPVIKQHVNKETHTISKHMLDSIKVDKLHLVEEVIKRKVHILMTAKIGLNKSATVAAEMVEQSLLRDVKERHMLMAMYVFFNENDLKNMLEQKHRDRADEIMKKVNEADEKTGIVIVVQNGVPQFLHRSFAEYYCACWLYENRERFERKSIFPPPTMWSRSFKQIREFFDRFVLRESEDCDLHMALVNRSYEQINEIMRNNPAACTARDKVGRLPLHLLDYTSIRTLERILSVTPLNLINEKDQLLGWNALDYAFVFEDWNFIAKFFKGVQSPFNLMQPNMDNLFQQVCSNDLEALLVKGNKYVNILEQYLNRTDLAKLSERVAKYLVEKKQIDVHSPLAALNSLSVLERVVPMDNLLMFRQLVTESGSQSLTNDRAIRLLQLSLKEKALKISRYLIEQHPCLEPMTTGNPDLFYRAEKAIENNHMELFKTIFSQFCTDQRIECVEEEDFINEFVINKDNTLKIDIPFKNHCCQKSFHVNVDFKITGLLGLVIHHGNAQMVNYMLRKTEMVLTVELIIVILQQFQTHNSGNENHENCMSAYQCLFNKFSDVEKAGLIKRLINRQLVCVYMLPSLIPIGFVPKELNIKTARMWFELLLCNNRGYSSANILVYLQHRLIVDCFNIDRVTCESIFDLAITKENFITTQALIEYKFGPYETDLAQTEKENVVVELLQRLSHKIGKEKILSFLRSALEKSSPQGEMENETWHSVYTSIVHCNRIV, from the coding sequence ATGTCGGGCAGAGGGCGATCCTGCATCAAAGGTGATTTATATCACGTAAACTTGGGAATCATGACTGTTCTTCGGGCATACAAAATGCATCAACTGGACAACAATTTTGACTTTGCGGTGGCGATGGAAGTGACGGCAGCGGGAAAATTCGACGACATACTGTACAACTGCTCGTCGCCACGGCTGGGGACCTGCAGTTTTTGTATACaagtaaaatataaacagAATACGGGATCTAAGATAGAAGAAGATGGTCTCTGCTCTGCCTGGGACAGCAATGCAACTTTTTCGATTCCTAGATACTTTGTGTCGTTTCTCGAGATCGACCAGAAGCTGCCCAACGATGCGCGTTACGTCCTGTGTAATAACATTGAACTCCATAGGAAACTTCAAACCTATTTTAAGGTAATAACTCCTCAGCAGGTTCTTTATTCGCATTTTTGCACAGGTATAGGAGCAACGGGTTACCAGTTTGATTGGAACAAACCTTTCCCAACTCTGATTGCTGCCTTTAAAGATTCATGTCTCGATAAACTAGGAAAGGAATTCGCCCAAACCGTCTTTAATGATAAGGTAATTGCATTTAACGACGCACTGTTTAACATACATGCCAATTTGATTTACGATTTTATAGAGCCATTAGAACATGAATCAAGCGATACTGTGTGCTTATACAAGTTAAAGGAAGCcttttttaatgataaaaccaaaccaataGAAAAGTTTCGAACGGCTTTTGAAAAAGAATGGACAATACTTTGCAAGAAGAAACCACAGACGGGTAACAATAAAAGGGCGAATGAGTTGAAACTCAAGATCGATAGGAGTTCGTTCATAACTGCCAGAAACACACCAGACCACGACAAGTTTGATGAGAAAGTACGCGAATTCTACAGCaaatttttgcttgtttgtaaCTCCTTTAATGAGGAAAAGCTGCGTGAAGAATCAATTACTCTACTGTCACAGTTTTGCAATGCTGAACACGGAAAAATATTTGACCAGTTGCAGGGAGAACTGTTGGAGgcaatgaaaacgaaaaaacacgTACCCCTGGATCTTAAGTTTTGGCAAAATTATTTTGTTCGTATCGATCATACCCAACAACTTTATGACTTGAAGCGTTCTTCACAAGCGTACCTTGAGTCGGTACACGAAAAACATCCTCACATTGAAATCAATCCGGAATGTATAAAAATGTCTAAACTGTTTGAGTTTTTGAAGGGCGACTCTGGCTGTGGAATTTATGAGTTTAAAAGTACGCTTGATTTGACAGTAAGCTCTCGCATTCTAGGTCAAGCGCTGTCACAATTACAACATGAAACAATAATTGTTGAAGGTACAAGTGAAGGTATGAATATCCTCGAAGATTTGCTGCCGTATCTCAGAGATGTGAAGCCTCCAACTATCAAAGTGATAACGATACTAGACAAACATGGCCTTGGATCCGTTATAGTAAATAAGAAACTATCAGAAAAACATTGTCAAAAGATTGTTGTTGTACAGCAGTGGTCAAGAAGTTCCCAAAACGAAGAGGTTTTTGAGCAAATTCAGGTGAAGGATCTCTCAGATGCAGCATTGAGTCAGTTGTATACACCAAAAGAACTTACGATGTTCGGTACTGCTACGCCACTGAGCAGCATTGTGGGAGAAACGGACGATCTGAGTTTGATGTTAAATGTATTGGAGCTCTGTGATCAACCGAAGCTAATGCAAAATCGCAATTTGAATGCACAGAAttatgaaaacattaaacaatggTACATTCAGCGCCATTTTGTGTCATATGAGCAGGAAGGTACGAAGGAGGAAGGATCTAATCTAGAAACTTTATGGTTTTCGGATATAAAGAAATTTCTTACCGAGCACGAAGAAGAGCTCCATCCACCTGGTCTTGATGATAGTGACGGTGGGAAGGTGTGTATCTTCCTCAACGATGCAGGCCTCGGTAAAACAACCTACTTCACCTGGTTAGCCTGGCGTTTATCGATTCTTGATCCATCTCTGTTGGTGATAAAGTTTATCGCGATGGAGTATTCGACCGATTTCAAACGATTGTTAGGTAGAAATGTACAAAATCTTGAAGATACACAGATTGTGAGGTTATTATATTGCTATAACCATTTGGCGTTGTTCGTACCGTGTATTAGCAAGCGTACGATCACCGAGAAGGATGTAATTAGAAGCGAGGCCGAGCGTTGTGCAGAACTGTTGACACTCGACAGCGAACGTAAAATAGTCCTTGAAAAGACAAATAAGCTCTCCACGGAGGAATTAATTGAGTTACGCTTGTTCCAGGAAAAGTTTAACAGTCgaaaaatcgttttaattCTAGACGGTTTTGATGAGATCGCGCCATGCTACAAGGATGTGGTCATGAACTGTTTCGCACGATTCTCTACTCTTGATGGTGTTCGATCGTTGTACCTGTCCAGTCGACCGTATGGATTTGCAGAAGAACTCAGGAGGACGTTTGTTGAATGTCGATTTTATCGACTAAAACCATTTTTGGGGAAAGATGTCATGCGTTCATTACacaaatttcttttttataaattagaCGATTACGAACAATACGAAACGAATCATCGCTGCGATGTACTGAATAATctgtataaaattttaaaagatgttttgaaagATATAAAAGCTGTTCCTCTGTTTCTGTACATTATACAGACTATCCTTTTACCCGTGATTAAGCAACATGTAAATAAAGAGACACATACAATTTCGAAGCATATGTTAGACAGTATAAAAGTTGATAAGCTTCATCTGGTTGAAGAAGTTATTAAGAGAAAGGTTCATATTTTAATGACTGCTAAAATTGGCTTAAATAAATCAGCGACGGTTGCAGCCGAGATGGTTGAACAATCATTGTTAAGAGATGTAAAAGAACGGCATATGCTGATGGCCATGTACGTTTTCTTCAAtgaaaacgatttaaaaaatatgttggaACAGAAGCACAGGGATCGTGCTGATGAGATAATGAAGAAAGTGAACGAAGCCGATGAAAAAACGGGTATCGTCATTGTAGTACAAAATGGAGTGCCTCAGTTTCTGCACCGAAGTTTTGCAGAGTACTACTGTGCTTGTTGGTTGTACGAAAACCGGGAAAGATTTGAGCGTAAGAGTATTTTTCCCCCCCCAACGATGTGGTCGCGTTCTTTCAAGCAAATTCGTGAATTTTTTGACCGATTTGTACTTAGAGAAAGCGAAGATTGTGATTTGCATATGGCATTGGTGAACAGATCATACGAACAGATCAATGAGATAATGCGAAATAATCCTGCTGCTTGTACTGCCCGAGATAAAGTTGGACGCTTACCATTGCATTTGTTAGATTACACATCCATTAGAACCTTGGAAAGAATATTATCGGTGACGCCTCTTAACCTTATTAATGAAAAGGATCAGCTTTTAGGATGGAATGCTCTTGattatgcatttgtttttgaagattggaattttatagcaaaattcttcaaaGGTGTTCAAAGCCCGTTCAACCTAATGCAACCTAATATGGACAATTTGTTCCAGCAAGTGTGTTCCAATGATTTAGAAGCATTACTtgtgaaaggaaacaaatatgTGAACATACTTGAGCAATATTTAAATCGTACGGACTTAGCAAAACTCAGCGAACGTGTGGCAAAGTATCTAgttgaaaagaagcaaattgaTGTTCATTCTCCACTTGCAGCATTAAATTCTTTATCGGTGTTGGAAAGAGTTGTACCTATGGACAATCTGCTTATGTTTCGTCAGTTAGTTACAGAATCAGGCTCGCAGTCATTGACTAATGATCGGGCCATCCGATTGTTACAGCTATCGTTGAaggaaaaagctttaaaaatttCACGATATCTTATTGAACAACATCCCTGCCTTGAGCCCATGACTACTGGCAACCCAGACTTATTCTATCGTGCTGAAAAAGCAATTGAAAATAATCACATGGAATTGTTTAAAACGATCTTTAGCCAGTTCTGCACCGATCAGCGTATTGAATGTGTTGAAGAGGAAGATTTTATCAATGAATTTGTCATCAATAAAGACAACACGCTTAAAATAGATATTCCATTTAAAAATCATTGCTGTCAAAAATCGTTTCACGTAAATGTGGATTTCAAAATAACAGGATTGTTGGGTTTAGTGATACACCACGGCAACGCACAAATGGTTAATTACATGCTTAGGAAGACGGAAATGGTGCTTACGGTTGAATTAATTATCGTGATTTtgcaacaatttcaaacacatAATTCTGGCAATGAAAATCATGAAAACTGTATGTCTGCATACCAATGTCTATTCAACAAGTTCTCAGATGTTGAAAAAGCAGGTCTGATTAAGCGTCTAATAAACAGACAATTAGTTTGCGTGTACATGTTGCCCAGCTTGATTCCGATTGGTTTTGTTCCAAAAGAGTTGAATATTAAAACTGCGCGGATGTGGTTTGAACTACTTTTGTGCAACAATCGTGGATATTCTTCGGCCAATATACTTGTGTACCTTCAACACCGATTGATTGTGGATTGTTTTAATATCGATCGGGTAACATGTGAAAGTATTTTTGACTTGGCAATTACCAAGGAGAATTTCATAACGACACAAGCGCTAATTGAATACAAATTCGGCCCATACGAAACAGATCTTGctcaaacagaaaaagaaaatgttgttgTAGAATTACTGCAACGACTGTCACATAagattggaaaagaaaaaattctttcttttttaagaTCAGCTCTTGAGAAAAGTTCACCTCaaggtgaaatggaaaatgaaacatggCATTCAGTCTATACCTCCATCGTCCATTGCAACCGGATTGTTTGA
- the LOC128708979 gene encoding guanine nucleotide-binding protein G(s) subunit alpha, whose protein sequence is MGCFGSAGSKQSDSNSSEDTKSQKRRSDAITRQLQKDKQVYRATHRLLLLGAGESGKSTIVKQMRILHVNGFSDSERKQKIEDIKKNIRDAILTITGAMSTLTPPIQLEKPENQARVDYIQDYASGPDFNYPPEFYEHTEELWKDRGVQQTYERSNEYQLIDCAKYFLDRVSEIKQPNYTPTEQDILRCRVLTSGIFETRFQVDKVNFHMFDVGGQRDERRKWIQCFNDVTAIIFVTACSSYNMVLREDPTQNRLRESLDLFKSIWNNRWLRTISVILFLNKQDLLAEKIKAGKSKLSDYFGEFNRYQTPADAVCEMGEDPEVIRAKYFIRDEFLRISTASGDGKHYCYPHFTCAVDTENIKRVFNDCRDIIQRMHLRQYELL, encoded by the exons ATGGGTTGCTTCGGTTCAGCCGGATCGAAACAGTCGGACTCGAACAGCTCCGAGGATACCAAGAGCCAGAAACGGCGCAGCGATGCGATCACGCGACAACTGCAGAAGGACAAACAG GTGTACAGAGCCACGCACAGACTGTTACTACTCGGTGCCGGTGAGTCCGGCAAGTCGACCATCGTGAAACAGATGAGAATATTGCACGTGAACGGGTTTTCCGACAGTGAGCGGAAGCAGAAGATAGAGGACATTAAGAAGAACATTCGTGATGCTATCCTG ACAATTACCGGTGCGATGAGCACACTGACACCGCCTATTCAGTTAGAAAAACCGGAGAATCAGGCACGGGTAGACTACATTCAGGATTATGCGTCAG GGCCTGATTTCAATTATCCGCCGGAATTCTACGAGCACACCGAAGAGTTGTGGAAAGATCGCGGTGTCCAACAGACGTACGAGCGATCGAACGAGTATCAATTAATTGATTGTGCTAAATA CTTTCTGGACCGTGTTAGTGAAATCAAGCAGCCTAACTATACTCCAACCGAGCAGGATATCTTGAGATGTCGTGTGCTAACCTCTGGCATTTTCGAAACTAGGTTTCAGGTTGATAAAGTGAATTTCCA CATGTTCGACGTCGGAGGGCAGCGTGATGAGCGGCGTAAGTGGATCCAATGCTTCAACGATGTCACAGCAATCATCTTCGTGACGGCGTGCTCTAGTTATAATATGGTCCTGCGCGAAGATCCCACACAGAACCGGCTACGGGAGTCGTTGGATCTGTTTAAAAGTATTTGGAATAATCG ATGGTTACGGACTATATCCgttatattgtttttaaacaagCAAGACTTGCTTGCGGAGAAGATAAAGGCAGGCAAGAGTAAGCTGTCCGACTATTTTGGCGAATTCAATCGTTACCAGACGCCAG CCGACGCTGTATGCGAAATGGGTGAAGATCCTGAAGTGATTAgagcaaaatattttataagaGATGAGTTCTTG CGTATATCGACAGCGAGTGGTGATGGCAAACACTACTGCTATCCACACTTTACCTGCGCTGTAGATACGGAAAACATCAAGAGAGTTTTCAACGATTGTCGGGACATCATTCAGCGGATGCATCTGCGGCAATATGAGTTGTTATAG